The Solanum dulcamara chromosome 6, daSolDulc1.2, whole genome shotgun sequence genome contains the following window.
ACTGCACATTTTTTGGACTTACTTCGTCTTGTCCCATCTCAAAGAGAGTTATAGAAAATGACTACTTCACTTGTAAGAGAAAATGTTTTGAACAAAAGAATGTTTTATAAACCTTCGTTACAAACTTATCTGGGCAATTAGTCTTGAAAAAACCTTCACCCAACTTTAGTTTTCTTTCTCCTCTTTCACAACCTTCCTGCTCCTGTATTTCCACTAGGATCTAGCCAAAAAAAGTTCTCCCTTTTTTCAATCTTTTCTAAAATAATCATGTCTTCTTCCCTAAACGCATCCCTTGAAGCATAAGCAGCTGCTTGCGAACGCCTATAAGCTATCACATGCAGCTTCACCAATAGCCACCACCACATTAGAATTTCTACTAGGGGAGGGTCATCCCAAAAAATGTAGTCACAAAAGGCGGAACTTGACGAGCCCACAGCTGAATCAATTATACCATCAAGTGATTTTTTGACAATGTTTTCGTAGCAAGGCTCttcccaaaaagaaaaagaggattACCAGTGAGAGGGTTGGGTTCTCATTTGTGTACACCTCTTTTATGGATAGGTTTCGACCCTGTCATTATTGATCCTTGCAAATGCTACAATGTTTACTTGGCACAGGTTGACCCTGTTGTTTGGAGGATAGTTGAGTGCCTCCGCTCTTTGGTCATTGAACTTGATTCAACTATACAGGCCTAAGGTCTTTTAGGGTTGAATCAACACCATATCTCCTCAAGATGCGAGAGATATTTTGTCCAATACGAATGATAGCTAGGATGGGCTGGATTGAGAGGTTTGTGGTTATTTCCACTGCTGACATTTTGGAGGAAAAAGACTTGCCCATCCGAGAGACTTGGAACTATATCCGCAAGTTCATGTTTTCCCTCTCTTTACTGCTTCTTGTTCCCCTTCTTCTTTTCAAATCTTCGCGACCTACCTTCATTTGCTTGTTTCTCTATCTATGAGATAGACTATGTCTCCTATACCCAAACTTGTAGACCGAATTCAAATGGGCAACCATACGATCCTAGCATGATATGGCCGGAAAAAGAACTAGAGACCCAAAAATCATGGTAAATTTTCCTTGGCTGTTAGTTTTTAGAAGGATCTTCACGTCTTGACCCTAACCATTTCATTTCATAAGGCTATACAAGAAATCTCCGGAATTACAAGCCCATGACGAAATTGTCTTTGATCCAATGAAAGCCACTCGACAGTTGGTTGGAATCCTGGTCCGAAAAAGAGCGAGCACACCAAAGTTTTTGGTTTCGGCGGGATGCCTATATGGTCTAAATACTTGCATGCCAGTTATTGCCTTTTACAGAGAAACAGAAAACCTTTCTAATGTCTGTCTTTTTTGACATTAGACATAGGGTGATAGGAAGGTAAACTTTGAAGATGGATGACCAAAAAAGAGCTATTTGAAATTAAGAAGCATGGAGAGAGATGTCTTTGAGAGCAGCTAAAAAAGTGTTTAAATCCAGGTATCATGGTTGGTCACAAGTGGACCTCAGTTAGTCCTTCTTCTCTCTTTAGTTCACCATTGAGTTGtgagttttttctttttctagttAGGTAcccagaaaaggaaaaaaatatgaaggAAACGGAAAAGAAGATTGAAGGAGAAATTTACGAGTAACTACAACATAAATATTCTTGTAAGCACGGAATCAAAGAGAAATCGTTGAAACATCCTAAAAATGCAAAAAGTTAAtaatgagcccgtttggataggcttaaaaaaaataatttttatgtatgaagtgcttttagaactttgaattgctgaaagttatttttataaataagcagttgagtgtttagataaaagtgcttatgttgaaaataagtgtttgaattttagggttacaagaataaaaagggtagattggaaatttagttaaaatataatagatataaaagtaatttctatgatcaaacaaaatggctttaaacacttagaaaaaaaaagttagaaattctaacttttcatttttgattgactttaagaactttatggcttaaagttagcattagacaaatatgtccaaaaactaaaaagaggctttaagttggttCATCCAAACGAGCTCAATATCGATTTCACAAAATACAACTGGAGCAATGCGGAATTTACAAGtagaattttatataaattattaacaGCCACGTATATGACATAAAGAAGTAATGCTCAATGTCGATATTATCCTCGACCTCTTCCTGGAAAGACATTGCCTTTGTTCGGACTCTTTGACTTGGTTGGGACTGATCCAGTTCACATTAATCTAGCGATAATAAATATACATTACCTAAACGTAAGTCTCCAAAAATCTGGcgaataataagaaaaaaaaatgaaacgaGAGAGGACATTTTAGGAATACTGACAAATCCCAAATGTAGCTCTATTCGGCTATTAATCGGGCTTAGACGCAGGTATATATCgtatgagattttttttttaaaaaaacaaatcagTGACAAATCCTTTTGCGACACAAATCAAGAGTGGATAAAGCTAAAGTGACATCATACGTAAGCTTCCAAACTTAACTGTAGTAATTCGATCCTAACAGTGTGCTTGTTTGAGAACATCACGGAGAATGGAGAATGTGCTTTCACAAACGGACAAGCCAAGGGAACCAAGTCCATTCTTCATCCCTTTCTTTTAACTTGACTTTTAGTCTAATCcttcaaagaaaatatatttcttgaaatttttaatCTCATATTCTATTTCCAAGAAAAGAGCCGTGAACTTGAAAAAACTAATCATTCCCGTCTTTGCTAAAAGATGATTAACTTATTGCTAATTGAAGCTTAATTAAGGGATCATTTGGATTGCAAGTAAATTATAATATTACAAATATAATATGGAAATGAATTATTTAGTGAatacttttttctttattataatcTCCATAAAAGCTGATCATTATTGGTATGTACTAGGAGTCGACTCCAGGCTCTGAAGTAATACTCCAACATTTAGAGTTCAGCAtttgcttattttttttaaaaaaacaagaaGCTCCATACCTGATACCGCCATACCCTGTGATAATTCGGACATGGGGGAAAGGAAATCAAGAACAGCTAATTTCTGAACATGAGTGTactaattcaaattcaagatatTCTCAACACCAAGTGTAGAAGAAGAtctaaaaacaacaaaaaatagatCAAAGTTTTATCTGTTCATACACGCTGCTTCTTTCCAGGTTGTATTTCACCATCCTCAAGCGCTTCACCTTTGTCTTTCTCCATCTTCTTTCTGGTGAGTATTTTGTTTATCTTATGCAGTTCATTGGTAAGCTTCtggtctttgttttgtttcctcGTCTTTCTACCATCCTGCATCTTCACTCCAAACTGGAATGCAGCTTTGGGCATTGCTTCCTTCTGCTCATTGTATGTCGCCCACTCCTCTTCTGTCTCAAAGTCCCAACGATGAAGCCGACCTTTTGCCTGTAGAAAAATACAATGCATCACAACATGACCTTACAACACCAcatcaaagaaaatttagagTTGTATTCTCTGATAATCAAGTACAATTAAAAGAAATGCAATCCATTTTCAGTCGTGTGAGGCAATTAATGTTTCCTTTTACACAATCAAAAATTTGTAGGTTTCAAAAGGATAGGGGAAGGGGTGAACCAAGGTATGGCATGTGAAGTGGACATAATCTTCAGCAAGAACAGAATATCACTTACGCGTCCACCCATGTCCATTTTTGACAAATCAGCTTCATCATCACTGTCAACAATCTCACGATTGTACTCTTGGTAACCAGGATAGCACTCCGAATAGCTTTCAGAAATAAAGTTAGGATCCTTCTCTCTGGCATCTCTCTCTCTCAGTTGTAGAAGCCTCTGATCATCCCTCTTGAATACTGACCCTAGGCCTCTATCCTTTTCTTCTTGAGTCATAATCTGTGGATCCTGAAGAACGTCAACACCAGCTTGCATATCATAATTCTGCTGGAGATATTGCTCAGGATAAGCCAGCTGTTCAGAATACGGATATTCTTGCCACTCTGGTTGGTAAACACCAGCTAGCGCTTGTGCTTGCACTGCATCATATCCATTCTGGACAGATCAAACATATTCAACAATCAGAAGATGAATAATAGTTGCAACACATAGGAGAATCTAATTAAGGTAGTAAATACAGTAAAGTCGATAATGGACAAATACGATGAGAGCATCCTACTTCTTCCTTTCTTCGGAGAAATGTAGGAAAAAGAATGAAGAAAGCAGATTTTggtataaaatattgttaagCCTTTTTAACAGGATCAGTCTAATCACACTTTACGACTCAAAACTGACTCACCGCATGTTGCCAATCATGAGAAGGCTCAGATGGAGGTACTGGGCCATAGGCAGGTTCACTGAAATATGAGGTCCTCTCTTTGTTTCGAGGAGATTCTTCCATGTCCTCCGATACAGGGCTTTGACCCATATCTCCAGCAGGAATGGAGTAGTCAACGCCTTCCCCTATGAAGATATCTTCTTCTTCAGGTCTAGCAACAGCAGGTCCCTGATTCTCTCTTCTTTCTGAATGGTTCTTTTTAGGAAGTTGTGCAGATGGAGGCACAGTTTCTTTATCAATTTGGCTCTTTGATGTATCCAACTTTGATATTTCGTCATAACCATTGGATATAACTGTCTTCCCTGCACAATATTAAAAACTATTGTCAGAGCAAGGAACTAGAAGTGCAGCTCCTTATCAATGAAGAGGAGATAACCCACCACTcacaaaagaaaaggaaaaaggcAAAAGGAACCCTCCCCCCAAGCTATTTATTAATGAATAGGAGACAGAAAATCCAAAAgcacaaagaaaaggaaaaaggagCAAGATATAGTTTGCATGGGAAACATATAAATGAGCCTCCAGCGAACCAAAATGCTTTTGTTTAGTCTCCACGGAAATACAGAATGATATTACATATTACCTATATATCTAGTTATCAACTACCTTCACACCCAACGTGACATTTCCTTTAAGTTTCACCCTGTGCCCCGGTATAAAAGAAGAATAAACCCACATTTATCCTGCCTACAAACATTCTACCGTACTTCTTTATAGGAAACCAGGACCAAATTCACTTCCATAAGCAAGAACAAAATAGGCCTACCGAGGCATGCAACGGCACCAATCAGAAATTAGAGAAAAGGTCCCCATAAAACAAACTGGATATATAAGAATCTACATCACATTCAGACTCTGAGTAATTACTTTCAGAAAATACAAGTAAAGGTTTAGAAGGCACGAACGCTAAGCACCTTTGCCAtccttttccttcttcttcttcttgagaACTTTTCCTGATGATCCAAGACGGAGATAGGACATGATTTTAGCTATTCGGTCTAGAACAGAACCATCAACACTGACCGTAACCATTTCCTGGAAAACATAGATGAGATAACCCATTTAGATGGAAAATTCAGGAAGAAATTGCCTGACAGTACTGGAATATGGGAAAAAGGAAAATACCTCGAGGACTGGACAGTCAGCTTTGCTTCTGTGTAGAGTTGTAGGAATATCATTGGAGTATCCACTATCCTGCAATATACACATCAACCATaagtgaagaaaaatagaaaccATGAAAGAAAACATGCGCACAGTAAACGCAAGTGAACAAAATCGTTCACATCTTTTTCACTATGCATGTGACACATCTGATCACCAAACATTTTagtattgaaataatgcaactaCAACGATTCTACCATCTAATTCCCAACGACACCCTTTCCGCCTTCCCCCAAGAAACAGAACGGCCTTCAGAAGGACAAGACAGACAATTCATCCCGGCAATACAAGCTAAACTCTAATTTCCCCTCCGCATTTTCCCTTCTTTTACTTGGAAAAGCAGGGTGGGGGGTAAGATAGAAGCTCTATGGATACAATGATGCACCCTTGCGAACATCAACAGTTAACTACAAGTttgcaaaaataataaaacaaactATGATCCAATATAGAAATAGAAGCTTCTCAGCTACCTACCACAAGTACAAAATTTTGTTTACTATACTTACCGCTTAGGTCTAAGAGCACTACAAGAAAACTCAACCAATGGTCTGTGAAATAAATTCCTTTTCAGGCAAGTAGAAACCTAGAATACTCAAACATAAGAGCAGAGGAAGTATAAAAGGGAAACAtaccatattaaaaataaaagccATCCGTCCAGGAAGAAACATTTCATTAGTCTTTATAACAGTCTGAGGCTTGATTATCCATTGGTACACTGACTGCAACCCAAAGCTTACTAGTCACTCTATTGAAACAAAATAACACCAAGCAACAACTATAGATATTTGAGacgaaaaaaaattgaaagtgcTAACACACCTTGGCAGTTGCAGTGCGGAATGACAATTGATGATCTTCCTTTACACCTCTATTAGCAAAAGAGATGAAATAGAATAATTAAACAAACAACTTCCAGCACCATTGCTTCTTAGACATGGTGTTTAAAAGAGCAATTCACTAAAAATGCTCATTACTTTGTATATACACAAAAAGATGTTAGCAGAGTCACACACGCAACtcatctatggaagaatctataTAGGAGCATCTACAAAAGAACCCCCTATCTAAAGCTACTGTCTTATCCAATTGAAGCTAAACATGGATCAACTTTATTAGCTGAAAAATTACATCAACGATTCAAGAAAAGTTGACAGGCTCTTGGAGTGTGGCTAACCTATGCCAAAGGAGTGATGCATACAATCTAGTACTTACTTAGGTTTTCCTTCAAACGCCTCATCATCAGCTTCCGGCTTCTTATCTATTTCACTTCTCACTTTGTGAAGTAAAGCATAATCTAACCCTTTAACCAAATGTGTATGTTCCACATCACCTGATATACAATCagccaaaaaaaaacaattggTTAGCTAAGAAGAACAGCTAAATCAACTAGAAGATATATCAAGAAAACCACTGAACTGAAATTAGCTACTCATTTGGTCATACAAGAcgctaatttttttaaaaaaacatgttCTTCTACTAACCTCCAAGATACTTGCTCTTCTCAATAGATAATTTCTGAGCATCAGCAGAGCTATAAAAGTTTAAAACAAGAAACTTAGAACAAAATTGCACACGTTGTTGGAAttggaagaaaaaagaaaaaaaattatagggTGTTTGTGGTTTTTACAGAAGATCAACATTGCCGGGAGGAGCGACAGCGTGAAAAGCGCCGAATTCAGTGAGTTCATAATCAGGATTTTGATCTTCTCTCCTTTCTTTAGCTCTGTCTCTGTACTTGGGTAACTCCGGTTCTTCAACCTTCTCTTCTctgtaacaaaagaaaaattcagcAAATTATACAAGGATGTATTGAGATTTTACAGACAAGAAAGGATATGAGAGAGCGAAACAAACTTGTTGCGACGAACAATCTTTTCCTTGTGATTTCGCTTGGAGGAAGACATGGTTGACACCTTATTCCCAAAATTGCAGATTAGGGTGAAGGGAGCGAGGAAAACAATATAAACATCCGTAAAGACAAAAACAACCTTCACTTCCTTATGTTATTCCACACACTAGGGGTGTGTGTGGTACCAAGGAAAATGTGTGGTAccaaggaaaatattttcctagaaaatctttttttctttggaaAATAAGTTGGTTGCTAAgttattttctcatgtttgattggtgagtgaaaaatatttttgaaaaatattttctagagtATAATTCgtcaatgaaaaatattttttataaaattcaatCCCGAAATTCGAATCAAGACCCGAACCCGACTCCCGACCCTAACATCTGATTCAGAATCCAACTTTTGAACCGATATTCGACTCGAGGTTCGACCCCGACACCCAACACCCAACACCCGATCCCAACAATCGCCCCAACCCCAACCCTCGACCCAACCTCGAACCTAACACTCGACCTGAGAGTTGATCCCGACCCCAATCCCGATCTGAGACCTGACCCCAACCTCGACCTAAGACCTCGACCCTGACTCCGACTTTAACACCCAACATGAGAGCTGACCTCTACCCGAGACCACGACCCCAACCCTGACACCTACTTAAGACCCGATCCCGACCTCAACCCTAGACCCCGACTCGACCCTGACACCCAACCCAAGATCTTATTCCGACCCCGATTCGAGACTCGACTCTGACCTTAACCCCGAACCCAACCCCGACATCCGACTGGACCTTGATATTTGACCCCAATTTGAGATGCAACCCTAACCACAACACTCGACTCAAAATGCAACCCTAACCCAGACTCGAAACCCAACCTCGACCTTGACCCAGACTTCGACACTCGACCCAAAATTCACCTCTAATCCTAACTTAGATTTCAGGAGTTGGGTCTCGAATTGAGGTCAAAAGTTGCGTCTCGAATTGAGAATCAGGAGTAGGATCTCAAAGTAGTATTGTGGATCGATACCCAATACTTAAGTTAGGATAAAAAATTGAGGTGTGAGGTTCAAAATgattttggaaaatgttttccttacttttttaaaagaagtcattttccttgaatttgagaaaaataagttgatttgaaaaatattttccaaaatatttaagtcaaccaaacatgagaaaattgaaaaacattttctggaaaacattttcctcataccaaacacaccctagaTGTCACTAGTCCGTGCTAGCCCAACAATTTAAGGAAGAGCACCGATTAAAGTtataggggtcgtttggttgggaACAACTTATCCCAAGATAATTAGTTATTCTAAAATAAGTTATTCcactgtaacaccccaaatatttttaagctaagaccACGCCATTTTTCATATGCGCATATGATTGTACCAGATGACTCCTAATTTAGCACATGTGTTaaggcaattttttttttgtgagaatagatttgaagatgaattaaggtcacaagaaccttttagcacaaagttgagttgaaagcttctctaccgattgagttttgatataagattttacttgggtcaacttcaaatgaccatatctcttagaatattAAGATTAGGTGGCCCATAACCTAtgaaattaaaggtctttgagtcctctttccaattccaccaagtttgcctcatttggagttcagagtaaaaagttatgaccgcTTTTCTAGGGATAGTCTGATTAGTTATGACTCAACTCTACGACTGGTAGAATGGGtcttacgacccgtagaagaaatgatgaatcgtagaaaaaaatgatgaatcGTAAAAAGGATTCGTAGACCCATATGTGCATTTTC
Protein-coding sequences here:
- the LOC129891206 gene encoding suppressor of mec-8 and unc-52 protein homolog 2; the protein is MSSSKRNHKEKIVRRNKEEKVEEPELPKYRDRAKERREDQNPDYELTEFGAFHAVAPPGNVDLLSADAQKLSIEKSKYLGGDVEHTHLVKGLDYALLHKVRSEIDKKPEADDEAFEGKPKGVKEDHQLSFRTATAKSVYQWIIKPQTVIKTNEMFLPGRMAFIFNMDSGYSNDIPTTLHRSKADCPVLEEMVTVSVDGSVLDRIAKIMSYLRLGSSGKVLKKKKKEKDGKGKTVISNGYDEISKLDTSKSQIDKETVPPSAQLPKKNHSERRENQGPAVARPEEEDIFIGEGVDYSIPAGDMGQSPVSEDMEESPRNKERTSYFSEPAYGPVPPSEPSHDWQHANGYDAVQAQALAGVYQPEWQEYPYSEQLAYPEQYLQQNYDMQAGVDVLQDPQIMTQEEKDRGLGSVFKRDDQRLLQLRERDAREKDPNFISESYSECYPGYQEYNREIVDSDDEADLSKMDMGGRAKGRLHRWDFETEEEWATYNEQKEAMPKAAFQFGVKMQDGRKTRKQNKDQKLTNELHKINKILTRKKMEKDKGEALEDGEIQPGKKQRV